One Halomonas sp. M4R1S46 genomic window carries:
- a CDS encoding DUF488 domain-containing protein, which produces MSIVLKRAFEPARARDGYRVLVDRLWPRGVTKLEARIDEWPKEIAPSKALRQAFHQGDIGWGSFRRRYLAELKEHREAVRPLARRAQSQRVTLVFSAKDECHNNAVVLKQYLSMLKS; this is translated from the coding sequence GTGAGTATTGTTCTCAAGCGTGCCTTCGAACCTGCCAGGGCCCGGGATGGTTACCGCGTGCTGGTTGACAGGCTGTGGCCCAGGGGGGTGACGAAGCTGGAAGCCAGGATCGATGAGTGGCCAAAGGAGATCGCTCCGAGCAAGGCACTTCGCCAGGCGTTTCATCAGGGAGATATTGGCTGGGGGAGCTTCCGCCGTCGTTATCTTGCTGAGCTCAAGGAGCATCGCGAAGCCGTTCGCCCACTGGCCAGGCGTGCCCAGAGCCAGCGAGTGACCCTCGTGTTTTCCGCCAAGGACGAATGCCACAACAATGCCGTGGTACTCAAGCAGTATCTCTCGATGCTGAAAAGTTGA
- a CDS encoding molybdopterin-binding protein — MTLPIDPGRRRFLTRGLLAGGTLMLAGCDRLSRSDAMQRLFAASEGLTQRAHRLLASREALAREYAPEDIAPTFRANGTTMPREIDYLRLAAGDFRDWRLEVDGLVERPGAFSLAELRGMPARTQITRHDCVEGWSCIGEWSGVVLGELLARVGVRDEARFVVFHCADRYRGGERYYESLDLREAYHPQTLLAYGLNGGDLPIANGAPLRLRAERQLGYKMAKYVMRLELVASFAHLGRGRGGYWEDRGYRWWAGI, encoded by the coding sequence ATGACGCTTCCCATTGACCCCGGCCGCCGACGCTTCCTGACCCGCGGCCTGCTGGCCGGTGGCACGCTGATGCTGGCGGGCTGCGACCGGCTCTCGCGCAGCGACGCCATGCAGCGCCTGTTCGCCGCCAGCGAGGGCCTGACCCAGCGGGCCCATCGCCTGCTGGCCTCCCGGGAGGCCCTGGCCCGGGAGTACGCCCCCGAGGACATCGCCCCGACCTTCCGTGCCAACGGCACGACCATGCCCCGGGAGATCGACTACCTGCGCCTGGCGGCTGGCGACTTCCGCGACTGGCGCCTCGAGGTCGATGGCCTGGTCGAGCGACCCGGTGCCTTCTCCCTCGCCGAGCTCCGGGGGATGCCTGCGCGCACCCAGATCACCCGCCACGACTGCGTGGAGGGCTGGAGCTGCATCGGCGAATGGAGCGGGGTGGTGCTCGGCGAGCTGCTGGCCCGGGTGGGGGTACGTGACGAGGCGCGCTTCGTGGTCTTCCACTGCGCCGATCGCTACCGGGGGGGCGAGCGCTACTACGAGAGCCTCGACCTGCGCGAGGCCTACCATCCCCAGACCCTGTTGGCCTACGGCCTCAACGGCGGCGACCTGCCCATCGCCAACGGCGCGCCGCTGCGCCTGCGCGCCGAACGCCAGCTGGGCTACAAGATGGCCAAGTACGTGATGCGCCTGGAGCTGGTGGCGAGCTTCGCGCATCTCGGCCGTGGCCGGGGCGGCTACTGGGAGGATCGAGGCTACCGTTGGTGGGCGGGTATCTGA
- a CDS encoding histidine phosphatase family protein, giving the protein MTNDAVNAPPRRGNRYLLMRHGHSEANARGIIISTPARGLAHYGLSRRGEDQLAVLLAEWPAPAPSRLLHSDFLRTRDTAERVAGHFGLRPQAEPQLRERHFGDLEGQPDTRYAEVWAQDARDPAHGVHDVESVVRVAARMRAVIDALEARCRGETILLVGHGDPLQILLTSLEGRPLGEHRDRPPLAPASLTALD; this is encoded by the coding sequence ATGACCAACGACGCCGTCAACGCGCCGCCACGGCGGGGCAACCGCTACCTGCTGATGCGCCATGGCCACAGCGAGGCCAACGCCCGGGGCATCATCATCAGCACGCCGGCGCGAGGCCTGGCGCACTACGGGCTGTCCCGGCGGGGGGAAGACCAGCTCGCGGTCCTGCTGGCCGAGTGGCCGGCCCCCGCCCCGAGCCGCCTGCTGCACTCGGACTTCCTGCGCACCCGGGACACCGCCGAGCGCGTGGCGGGCCATTTCGGGCTCCGCCCGCAGGCCGAGCCCCAGCTGCGGGAACGCCACTTCGGGGACCTGGAGGGCCAACCCGACACGCGCTACGCCGAGGTATGGGCGCAGGATGCCCGGGACCCCGCGCATGGGGTCCATGACGTGGAGAGTGTCGTGCGGGTCGCGGCGCGCATGCGCGCCGTGATCGACGCCCTCGAGGCCCGCTGCCGGGGCGAGACCATCCTGCTGGTCGGCCACGGCGATCCGCTGCAGATCCTGCTCACCAGCCTCGAGGGCCGGCCCCTGGGCGAGCACCGTGACCGCCCGCCCCTGGCGCCGGCGAGCCTCACCGCACTGGACTGA
- the phnE gene encoding phosphonate ABC transporter, permease protein PhnE gives MVERDDVLAVRVWRRHDRRERLIRYGVLLATLMVVVWAVQDIDIFWPWVWDAPNQISSLGGRMWPPDPSRLGEILWAMLETVHIATLATMLTVLVALPVAYIAAQNTTPNRACLWLGRFILVSSRSVNTIIWALLFVAIFGPGVLAGILAIMCRSIGFIGKLMGEAIEEIDRRPVEAMQATGASKLKVIAYAVVPQVMPAFFAIVILRWDINIRESTVLGLVGAGGIGVILQGAIDTFAWPTVATILIAIITLVLIGEAITGMLRGKVL, from the coding sequence ATGGTAGAGCGGGACGACGTCCTGGCGGTGCGGGTCTGGCGCCGCCACGATCGCCGCGAGCGCCTGATCCGCTACGGCGTGCTGCTGGCGACGCTGATGGTGGTGGTCTGGGCGGTGCAGGATATCGATATCTTCTGGCCCTGGGTGTGGGATGCGCCCAACCAGATCTCCTCGCTGGGCGGGCGGATGTGGCCGCCCGACCCGAGCCGCCTCGGCGAGATCCTCTGGGCCATGCTGGAGACGGTGCATATCGCCACCCTGGCGACCATGCTGACGGTGCTGGTGGCCCTGCCGGTCGCCTACATCGCCGCCCAGAACACCACGCCCAACCGGGCCTGCCTGTGGCTGGGTCGCTTCATCCTGGTCTCGAGCCGCTCGGTGAACACCATCATCTGGGCGCTGCTGTTCGTGGCCATCTTCGGTCCCGGCGTGCTGGCGGGAATCCTGGCCATCATGTGCCGCTCCATCGGCTTCATCGGCAAGCTGATGGGCGAGGCGATCGAGGAGATCGACCGCCGGCCGGTGGAGGCCATGCAGGCCACCGGCGCCTCCAAGCTCAAGGTGATCGCCTATGCGGTGGTGCCCCAGGTGATGCCGGCCTTCTTCGCCATCGTCATCCTGCGCTGGGACATCAATATCCGCGAGTCCACGGTGCTGGGGCTGGTGGGCGCCGGCGGCATCGGCGTCATCCTGCAGGGCGCGATCGATACCTTCGCCTGGCCGACCGTGGCCACCATCCTGATCGCCATCATCACCCTGGTGCTGATCGGCGAGGCGATCACCGGCATGTTGCGCGGCAAGGTGCTCTGA
- the phnC gene encoding phosphonate ABC transporter ATP-binding protein, translating into MLEIATLIKRYGQDEPVLEGLDLVVEDNSVVAIVGASGAGKSTMLRCINRLVEPTSGSIRLNGTELVALRGAALRRARRKIGMVFQGFNLIDRLTVMENVLAGRLGYVSLFQAVTRRFPAEDIDRAFTLMERVGIAHYANKRADELSGGERQRVGVVRALMQEPEVLLADEPTASLDPRTSEQIMMLLQSLASELSLPVLINIHNVAQAKAYTERIVGLRHGKMIFDGVPADFDKAALEAIYGGIEAPDDELTAAPAGIAAGKES; encoded by the coding sequence ATGCTCGAGATCGCCACGCTGATCAAGCGATACGGCCAGGACGAGCCCGTGCTCGAGGGGCTCGACCTGGTCGTGGAGGACAACAGCGTGGTAGCCATCGTCGGTGCCTCGGGGGCCGGCAAGAGCACCATGTTGCGCTGCATCAATCGCCTGGTGGAGCCGACCTCGGGCTCGATCCGCCTCAACGGCACCGAGCTGGTCGCGCTGCGGGGCGCGGCGTTGCGACGGGCCCGGCGCAAGATCGGCATGGTCTTCCAGGGCTTCAACCTGATCGACCGGCTGACCGTGATGGAGAACGTCCTGGCCGGCCGGCTCGGTTACGTCAGCCTGTTCCAGGCGGTCACACGCCGCTTTCCCGCCGAGGATATCGACCGCGCCTTCACCCTGATGGAGCGCGTCGGCATCGCCCACTATGCCAACAAGCGGGCCGATGAACTCTCGGGCGGCGAGCGCCAGCGGGTCGGCGTGGTGCGGGCGCTGATGCAGGAGCCGGAGGTGCTGCTCGCCGACGAGCCCACCGCCTCGCTGGATCCGCGCACCTCGGAGCAGATCATGATGCTGCTGCAGAGCCTGGCCAGCGAGTTGTCGCTGCCGGTGCTGATCAATATCCACAACGTGGCCCAGGCCAAGGCCTATACCGAGCGCATCGTCGGCCTGCGCCACGGCAAGATGATCTTCGACGGGGTGCCCGCCGACTTCGACAAGGCGGCCCTGGAGGCCATCTACGGGGGCATCGAGGCCCCCGACGACGAGCTCACCGCCGCGCCGGCCGGCATCGCCGCGGGGAAGGAGTCATGA
- a CDS encoding formate--tetrahydrofolate ligase yields the protein MTDYVPLRHDKPLRGEGLDLETAPGAPPDDGLPPPGGPDIAIARAATPWPIGEVAARLGIEPRQLLPYGHDKAKLSHDFTDALVGRPPGKLVLVTAITPTPAGEGKTTTTVGLGDGLSRLGHKAAVCLREPSLGPCFGMKGGAAGGGRSQVIPMEDINLHFTGDFHAVTSAHNLLAALIDNHLQWGNALDIDPRRISWKRVMDINDRALRHLTIGLGGPAHGVPREAGFDITAASEIMAILCLSADLADLQRRLGEIIVARRRNGSPVRARDLEAEGAMAVLLKEALAPNLVQTLEHTPAFIHGGPFANIAHGCNSLMATRSALSLADIVVTEAGFGADLGAEKFFNIKCRQAGLTPSAVVVVATLRALKLHGGAERDALGQPDPEAVRRGASNLSRHVANLRGFGVPVLVAVNHFSQDDDQEHRALQDACDELGVERVVTRHWAEGSRGSEALAERVATMVAGSPPGLSLTYGDDANLEDKVRAVAQRLYGAADISLEPRARRQLEEYEALGYGHLPVCIAKTQYSFAADPALTGLAEGHVLPVREAELAAGAGFVVVICGDIMRMPGMPRQPASSGIRLDPAGEIEGLS from the coding sequence ATGACCGACTATGTCCCGTTGCGACACGACAAGCCCCTCCGCGGGGAGGGCCTGGACCTCGAGACCGCCCCCGGTGCCCCTCCCGACGATGGTCTTCCGCCGCCGGGGGGGCCGGATATCGCCATCGCCCGGGCGGCCACGCCCTGGCCGATCGGCGAGGTGGCCGCCCGGCTCGGCATCGAGCCCCGGCAACTGCTGCCCTATGGCCATGACAAGGCCAAGCTCTCCCACGACTTCACCGATGCCCTGGTGGGGCGTCCGCCGGGCAAGCTGGTGCTGGTCACCGCCATCACCCCGACCCCGGCCGGCGAGGGCAAGACGACGACCACCGTGGGGCTGGGCGACGGCCTCAGCCGGCTCGGGCACAAGGCCGCGGTGTGTCTGCGCGAGCCCTCCCTCGGGCCCTGCTTCGGCATGAAGGGGGGCGCGGCCGGAGGCGGGCGCTCCCAGGTGATTCCCATGGAGGACATCAACCTGCACTTCACCGGCGATTTCCATGCCGTCACCAGCGCCCACAACCTGCTGGCCGCCCTGATCGACAACCACCTGCAGTGGGGCAATGCCCTGGATATCGATCCGCGGCGCATCTCCTGGAAGCGGGTGATGGACATCAACGACCGCGCCCTCCGGCACCTGACCATCGGCCTGGGCGGCCCGGCCCACGGCGTGCCGCGGGAAGCGGGCTTCGACATCACCGCGGCCTCGGAGATCATGGCGATCCTCTGCCTGTCCGCGGACCTGGCCGACCTGCAGCGCCGCCTGGGCGAGATCATCGTCGCGCGGCGCCGCAACGGCAGCCCGGTGCGCGCCCGGGATCTGGAGGCCGAGGGGGCCATGGCGGTGCTGCTCAAGGAGGCCCTGGCCCCCAACCTGGTGCAGACCCTGGAACACACCCCGGCCTTCATCCATGGCGGCCCCTTCGCCAACATCGCCCATGGCTGCAACTCCCTGATGGCGACCCGCAGTGCCCTGTCCCTGGCCGATATCGTGGTCACCGAGGCGGGCTTCGGTGCCGATCTGGGCGCCGAGAAGTTCTTCAACATCAAGTGCCGGCAGGCCGGCCTGACACCCAGTGCGGTGGTGGTGGTCGCCACCCTGCGGGCCCTCAAGCTGCACGGCGGTGCCGAGCGGGACGCCCTCGGCCAGCCGGACCCCGAGGCGGTGCGTCGCGGGGCGAGCAACCTCAGCCGGCATGTGGCCAACCTCCGCGGTTTCGGGGTGCCCGTGCTGGTGGCGGTCAACCACTTCTCGCAGGATGACGACCAGGAGCATCGCGCCCTGCAGGACGCCTGCGACGAACTGGGCGTCGAGCGGGTGGTCACTCGCCACTGGGCGGAGGGCTCCCGGGGCAGCGAGGCCCTGGCGGAGCGGGTCGCGACGATGGTGGCGGGGTCGCCCCCCGGGCTGTCGCTGACCTACGGGGATGACGCCAACCTCGAGGACAAGGTCAGGGCCGTCGCCCAGCGCCTCTACGGGGCGGCGGATATCAGCCTGGAGCCTCGGGCGCGGCGGCAACTGGAGGAATACGAGGCGCTCGGTTACGGCCACCTGCCGGTGTGCATCGCCAAGACCCAGTACAGCTTCGCCGCCGACCCGGCACTCACCGGCCTCGCCGAGGGGCACGTGCTGCCCGTGCGCGAAGCGGAGCTGGCCGCCGGTGCCGGCTTCGTCGTGGTGATCTGCGGCGATATCATGCGCATGCCCGGCATGCCGCGTCAGCCGGCGTCATCCGGCATCCGGCTCGACCCGGCGGGCGAGATCGAGGGCCTGTCCTGA
- a CDS encoding cytochrome b/b6 domain-containing protein: protein MRRLDATRHAPRPTVIKRHSAFTRLWHWINAICLAILLMSGLQIFNAHPALYWGKDSTFDAPALSIGAVRDDDGSLRGITRIGGFRFDTTGVLGVSGPRADRERRAFPAWATLPGPRWLAMGRQWHFLAGWVFAPMLAAYLVYLVASGQLRRRLLPRRDEWPRLGHVVVEHLRLRFPRGEEARHYNLLQKLAYLLVLFVLAPLVVLTGLTMSPTLDAAWPWLLDLFGGRQSARTLHFLAAAALLAFFVVHLLLVLVSGVGNNLRSMITGRYALPPEEEMRDDASH from the coding sequence ATGCGACGTCTCGATGCCACACGCCACGCTCCCCGGCCGACGGTAATCAAGCGGCACTCGGCGTTCACCCGGCTGTGGCACTGGATCAACGCCATCTGCCTGGCGATCCTGCTGATGAGCGGCCTGCAGATCTTCAATGCCCATCCGGCCCTGTACTGGGGCAAGGACTCCACCTTCGATGCCCCGGCGCTGTCGATCGGCGCCGTGCGCGACGACGACGGCTCCCTGCGCGGCATCACCCGCATCGGCGGATTCCGCTTCGACACCACCGGCGTGCTGGGGGTCTCGGGGCCCCGCGCCGATCGCGAGCGGCGCGCCTTTCCCGCCTGGGCGACGCTGCCCGGCCCCCGCTGGCTGGCCATGGGCCGCCAGTGGCACTTCCTCGCCGGCTGGGTCTTCGCCCCGATGCTCGCGGCCTACCTGGTCTATCTGGTGGCCAGCGGCCAGCTGCGACGGCGCCTGCTGCCGCGACGCGACGAATGGCCGCGCCTCGGCCATGTCGTGGTCGAGCATCTGCGGCTGCGCTTTCCGCGGGGCGAGGAGGCGCGCCACTACAACCTGTTGCAGAAGCTGGCCTACCTGCTGGTGCTCTTCGTCCTCGCCCCGCTGGTGGTACTCACCGGCCTGACCATGTCGCCGACCCTGGATGCCGCCTGGCCCTGGCTGCTGGATCTCTTCGGGGGCCGGCAGAGCGCCCGCACCCTGCACTTCCTGGCCGCCGCCGCCCTGCTGGCCTTCTTCGTGGTGCATCTCCTGCTGGTGCTGGTCTCCGGCGTCGGCAACAACCTGCGCTCGATGATCACCGGGCGCTATGCCCTGCCCCCGGAAGAGGAGATGCGCGATGACGCTTCCCATTGA
- the phnE gene encoding phosphonate ABC transporter, permease protein PhnE, which translates to MTRPAPATRTWRKPPFIANPLLRYGLLVGLVAYFVWAFGSLPFNWERIGEGLPRAGRIFGGGFPPSFERYDLLLTGFKESLQIAVLATLLGVMLSVPFAVMAARNISPLPVYLLGRAVIIVSRSFHPVIVAILFVAAVGFGPLAGVLTLTLYSIGFVGKLLAEEIEEIDWGQVEAIRAAGGGFLVTLVYAVFPQVLPRQVGLSMYQLDSNLRASAVVGIVGAGGIGGTLMNAFGRYDYAFAFAILLVIIAVILLSEGVSGWVRKRIW; encoded by the coding sequence ATGACGCGCCCCGCGCCCGCCACGCGAACCTGGCGCAAGCCGCCGTTCATCGCCAACCCTCTGCTGCGCTATGGCCTCCTGGTGGGACTGGTGGCGTACTTCGTCTGGGCCTTCGGCAGCCTGCCCTTCAACTGGGAGCGCATCGGCGAGGGCCTGCCCCGGGCCGGGCGCATCTTCGGCGGCGGCTTCCCGCCGAGCTTCGAGCGCTACGACCTGCTGCTCACCGGCTTCAAGGAGAGCCTGCAGATCGCCGTGCTGGCGACCCTGCTCGGGGTGATGCTGTCGGTGCCCTTCGCGGTGATGGCGGCGCGCAACATCTCGCCGTTGCCGGTGTACCTGCTGGGACGCGCGGTGATCATCGTCTCGCGCAGCTTCCACCCGGTGATCGTGGCCATCCTGTTCGTCGCCGCGGTGGGCTTCGGGCCGCTGGCGGGGGTGCTGACCCTGACCCTCTACTCCATCGGCTTCGTCGGCAAGCTGCTCGCCGAGGAGATCGAGGAGATCGACTGGGGGCAGGTGGAGGCCATCCGCGCCGCCGGCGGCGGCTTCCTGGTGACCCTGGTGTATGCCGTCTTCCCGCAGGTGCTGCCCCGCCAGGTGGGGCTGTCGATGTACCAGCTCGACAGCAACCTGCGGGCCTCGGCGGTGGTGGGCATCGTCGGGGCCGGCGGCATCGGCGGCACCCTGATGAATGCCTTCGGGCGCTACGACTACGCCTTCGCCTTCGCGATCCTGCTGGTGATCATCGCGGTGATCCTGCTCAGCGAGGGCGTCAGCGGCTGGGTGAGGAAGCGCATATGGTAG
- a CDS encoding putative bifunctional diguanylate cyclase/phosphodiesterase, giving the protein MALLLIAGSAIVYATGGTAYAYPYLMLIPVLVAASWYTTPGGLIAALLAGAMMATMPQDAALGIEQTTANYLTRLAFYLLLGGLAGWLFHIRRRSANEHRLIARTDPQSGLPNQVALNEDLDHCLSQPVGQVSQTGVIKVKITDMTDVVEALGMDAADELVLAMGERLSRVIRGGGKAYRLSLDELALILKDVGPGDLGHISQRLMDVGEDSLLIQQVPVRVQLAMGSAIARDGSTGAKELLREARIALLATMRQRRGHTHFNPSFDRRTLESLKLIARVRDGLAAREFELHYQPKIRLADGKVCGCEGLIRWRGANGRLIPPGQFMPKVENTSLIGPVTHFVAKAAGAFAIHDGSVGAISINVSVHDLHNEELHDLLLELVEHSGVRPERLEVEITESALIGDLEAARSAIQRIRDIGIGVSIDDFGTGFSSFEYLQHLPITGLKIDRVFVSHLERDERARKLMACMIDVGHALDLVVTAEGVETVEQAAILRSLGCDQAQGFLYSPALPATEYHAWCQRHSKDRDHD; this is encoded by the coding sequence GTGGCGCTACTGCTGATCGCAGGCTCAGCGATCGTCTATGCCACCGGAGGCACCGCCTACGCCTATCCCTACTTGATGCTGATCCCGGTACTCGTCGCGGCGTCTTGGTACACCACGCCAGGCGGGCTGATCGCGGCCTTGCTCGCAGGAGCCATGATGGCGACCATGCCACAGGATGCCGCCCTGGGTATCGAGCAAACCACCGCCAACTACCTGACACGCCTGGCATTCTATCTGCTATTGGGCGGATTGGCCGGCTGGTTGTTCCATATCCGCCGACGTTCGGCAAACGAACATCGGCTCATCGCCCGCACCGATCCCCAGTCGGGACTCCCCAACCAGGTCGCGCTCAACGAGGATCTTGACCATTGCTTGTCGCAACCGGTGGGTCAGGTCTCACAGACCGGGGTGATAAAGGTGAAGATCACCGATATGACGGACGTCGTCGAAGCCCTGGGCATGGACGCCGCCGATGAGCTTGTCTTGGCGATGGGCGAACGGCTGAGTCGGGTGATTCGCGGTGGCGGCAAGGCGTACCGTCTCAGTCTTGATGAGCTTGCGCTGATATTGAAGGATGTCGGGCCGGGTGATCTCGGCCATATCAGCCAGAGACTGATGGATGTCGGCGAGGACAGCCTGTTGATTCAGCAGGTGCCTGTACGCGTCCAGTTAGCCATGGGCAGTGCCATCGCGCGAGATGGCTCGACGGGGGCCAAAGAACTACTCCGAGAGGCCCGCATCGCGCTATTGGCCACTATGCGGCAAAGACGTGGCCATACACATTTCAATCCCTCCTTCGACCGGCGCACCCTGGAGTCGCTCAAGCTGATTGCTCGGGTCCGGGACGGGTTGGCCGCGAGGGAGTTCGAGCTGCATTACCAACCCAAGATCCGACTGGCTGATGGCAAGGTCTGTGGATGTGAAGGGTTGATCCGCTGGCGAGGCGCGAACGGTAGGCTGATCCCGCCAGGCCAGTTCATGCCCAAGGTGGAAAATACCTCGCTGATTGGCCCTGTCACCCACTTCGTCGCTAAAGCAGCCGGTGCCTTTGCCATCCATGACGGGAGCGTGGGGGCCATCAGCATCAATGTCTCGGTGCATGACCTGCACAATGAAGAACTCCATGATCTACTCCTGGAACTCGTCGAACACTCTGGTGTGCGCCCTGAACGACTGGAAGTGGAAATCACAGAAAGCGCCTTGATCGGTGACCTGGAGGCAGCACGCAGCGCCATACAACGCATTCGTGATATCGGCATCGGCGTGAGTATCGATGACTTCGGCACAGGCTTTTCCTCGTTCGAGTACTTACAGCACCTGCCGATCACGGGGCTCAAGATCGATCGTGTCTTTGTCTCCCATCTGGAGCGAGACGAGCGAGCGCGCAAGCTGATGGCCTGCATGATCGACGTGGGCCATGCTCTTGACCTGGTGGTGACCGCCGAAGGTGTGGAGACAGTGGAGCAGGCCGCAATCTTGCGTAGCCTCGGCTGCGATCAAGCACAGGGCTTCCTCTATTCACCAGCCCTCCCTGCCACTGAATACCACGCCTGGTGCCAACGCCATTCAAAAGACCGGGATCATGACTAA
- a CDS encoding FAD-dependent oxidoreductase, whose amino-acid sequence MKAYLDKVTQPFELVATLDDGDKSRELHGLLVEIAGLSDRITLSTQGTDQRVPSFALHKKGEPTGVAFAGIPMGHEFTSLVLALLQVGGHPPKASDELIEQIRALDADLHFETYFSLSCQNCPEVVQALNLMAILNPRISHDAIDGALFQGEVEAREVMSVPSIFLNGEPFDQGRMSLEQILARVDTGAAEREAARLGEQAAFDTLMIGGGPAGAAAAVYAARKGIRTGVAAERFGGQVLDTLAIENLISVPRTEGPRLAAALEEHVREYEVDIMNLQRAVELVPGEPGGEHEVRFASGASLRSRTLVLATGERRRVDLEGVFVQIGQVPNTEWLVDSPIELSDRGEIVIDARGMTSVPGIFAAGDVTTVPYKQIAIAMGEGSKAALGAFDHLIRS is encoded by the coding sequence CTGAAAGCCTATCTCGACAAGGTCACCCAACCCTTCGAGCTGGTCGCCACCCTGGATGACGGCGACAAGTCCAGGGAACTCCACGGCCTTCTCGTCGAAATCGCCGGCCTCTCCGACAGGATCACCCTGTCGACCCAGGGCACCGACCAACGCGTGCCCTCCTTCGCCCTGCACAAGAAGGGTGAGCCCACCGGCGTGGCGTTCGCCGGGATTCCCATGGGGCATGAGTTCACCTCCCTGGTGCTCGCCCTGCTGCAGGTGGGCGGCCACCCGCCCAAGGCCAGCGACGAGCTCATCGAGCAGATCCGCGCGCTCGACGCGGACCTGCACTTCGAGACCTACTTCTCGCTGTCCTGCCAGAACTGCCCGGAGGTGGTCCAGGCGCTCAACCTGATGGCGATCCTCAACCCGCGCATCTCCCACGATGCCATCGACGGCGCCCTCTTCCAGGGCGAGGTCGAGGCCCGTGAGGTGATGTCGGTGCCGAGCATCTTCCTGAACGGCGAGCCCTTCGACCAGGGGCGCATGAGCCTCGAGCAGATCCTGGCCAGGGTCGATACCGGCGCCGCCGAGCGCGAGGCCGCCAGGCTCGGCGAGCAGGCCGCCTTCGATACGCTGATGATCGGCGGCGGTCCGGCCGGTGCCGCGGCGGCGGTCTATGCCGCGCGCAAGGGCATCCGCACCGGGGTGGCCGCGGAGCGCTTCGGCGGCCAGGTGCTGGACACCCTGGCCATCGAGAACCTGATCTCCGTGCCCCGCACCGAGGGCCCCCGGTTGGCCGCGGCGCTGGAGGAGCACGTCAGGGAGTACGAGGTCGACATCATGAACCTGCAGCGGGCCGTCGAGCTGGTGCCGGGCGAGCCGGGCGGCGAGCACGAGGTGCGTTTCGCCTCCGGCGCCAGCCTGCGCAGCAGGACCCTGGTGCTGGCCACCGGCGAGCGGCGCCGGGTCGACCTGGAGGGCGTCTTCGTGCAGATCGGCCAGGTGCCCAACACCGAGTGGCTCGTGGACTCGCCCATCGAGCTGTCCGACCGGGGCGAGATCGTCATCGACGCACGCGGCATGACCTCGGTGCCCGGCATCTTCGCCGCCGGCGACGTGACCACCGTGCCCTACAAGCAGATCGCCATCGCCATGGGCGAGGGCTCCAAGGCCGCCCTCGGCGCCTTCGACCACCTGATTCGCAGCTGA
- the phnD gene encoding phosphate/phosphite/phosphonate ABC transporter substrate-binding protein — MMTRLNGSAPRGALAALVLLSLSLWLAGPAQAQADCERGQLADIYCDENGDLVADRPADESQWVDPDTLIFAYTPVEDPAIYSDIWAPFIAHLEEVTGRDVRFFAVQSNSAQVEAMRSGRLHIAGFSTGPTPFAVNLAGAVPFALMGSDDGRFGYTLQLYTHVDSGIDAIEDLEGKRVAHTSPTSNSGNQAPRALFPELGIVPGEDYEVVYSGSHDQSMLGVVAQDYDAAPVASEVVERMAARDLYDPDDVKLLYESDSFPTTSYTYAHNLHPDLVDKIEEAFFSFDFAGTELGEEFEGVEKFIPINYQDQWKVIRTIQKANGVEYTPENL; from the coding sequence ATGATGACCCGACTCAACGGAAGCGCCCCCCGCGGCGCCCTGGCCGCGCTTGTATTGCTGTCGCTGTCCCTGTGGCTCGCCGGTCCGGCACAGGCCCAGGCCGACTGCGAGCGGGGCCAGCTCGCCGATATCTACTGCGACGAGAACGGCGACCTGGTCGCCGACCGGCCGGCCGACGAGTCGCAGTGGGTCGATCCGGACACCCTGATCTTCGCCTACACCCCGGTGGAGGACCCGGCGATCTACTCCGATATCTGGGCGCCCTTCATCGCGCACCTCGAGGAGGTGACCGGGCGTGACGTGCGCTTCTTCGCCGTGCAGTCCAACTCGGCCCAGGTCGAGGCCATGCGCAGCGGTCGCCTGCACATCGCCGGCTTCTCCACCGGCCCGACGCCCTTCGCCGTCAACCTGGCCGGCGCCGTGCCCTTCGCCCTGATGGGCTCCGATGACGGTCGCTTCGGCTATACCCTGCAGCTCTATACCCACGTGGACTCGGGCATCGACGCCATCGAGGACCTCGAGGGCAAGCGCGTGGCCCATACCTCGCCGACCTCCAACTCCGGCAACCAGGCGCCGCGGGCGCTGTTCCCGGAACTCGGCATCGTGCCCGGCGAGGACTACGAGGTGGTCTATTCCGGCAGCCATGACCAGTCGATGCTGGGGGTGGTCGCCCAGGACTACGACGCGGCGCCGGTGGCCTCGGAAGTGGTCGAGCGCATGGCGGCCCGTGACCTCTACGACCCCGACGACGTCAAGCTGCTCTACGAGTCCGACAGCTTCCCGACCACCTCCTACACCTACGCCCACAACCTGCATCCCGACCTGGTCGACAAGATCGAGGAGGCCTTCTTCTCCTTCGACTTCGCCGGCACCGAACTGGGCGAGGAGTTCGAGGGCGTCGAGAAGTTCATCCCGATCAACTACCAGGACCAGTGGAAGGTCATCCGCACCATCCAGAAGGCCAACGGGGTCGAATACACCCCCGAGAACCTCTAG